In the genome of Oncorhynchus mykiss isolate Arlee chromosome 18, USDA_OmykA_1.1, whole genome shotgun sequence, one region contains:
- the LOC110496171 gene encoding epsin-1 isoform X2, translated as MTSSMLRRQLKNLVQNFSEAEVKVREATSNDPWGPSSSQMADISDLTYNVVACNEIMTMLWKRLKDDKNWRHIYKSLTLLENLLKTGSDRVLNTMKDNIYIVKALTEFRFQDKDGKDQGVNVREKAKVVLVLMEDDEKLKEERESALKTRDKISKNATASSDDPNDPKDPNYKPVYVPGATGLPSLANIPSVADLAASFEAKKQEKLRLEAQKKEEERRSKMTKEELEWEDAAKAGKVADAFCGADAPSEEDAWGAAAKTPAPDPWGVASKAPSEDAWGGSSKAPTEDAWGAPSNATTEEADPFAAPASAPTDGSDPFAATIDGSDPFSAPSNASSKVEADPFGAPKDDPFSAPSNTPKDGSDLFGALKDDPFSAPSNTPKDGSDLFGAPKDDPFSAPSNTPKGGSDPFGGPKDDPFSAPSNTPKDDPFSAPSNTPKDGSDPFGAPKDDPFSGPSNMSKDGADPFGAPTEDPFSAPSNMPKDNSDPFGAPLNTPTKGADPFRAPSSPPTEASDAWGAPSNPPSEKKADPWGDEGTTAASPPADPFGDGSKADDDAWGPPASNPPTASDPWGATAAPTDTASTSDPWGDGGASTTTDTMNSDPWGAPSNGTVGN; from the exons ATGACGTCCTCTATGCTACGCCGACAATTGAAGAACCTTGTTCAGAACTTCTCTGAGGCTGAGGTCAAG GTGAGGGAGGCCACCTCCAATGACCCCTGGGGCCCCTCCAGCTCGCAGATGGCCGACATCTCGGACCTCACCTACAATGTGGTGGCCTGCAACGAGATCATGACCATGCTGTGGAAACGCCTCAAAGACGACAAGAACTGGAGGCACATCTACAAG TCGTTGACCCTGCTGGAGAACCTGTTAAAGACGGGCTCAGACCGCGTTCTGAATACGATGAAGGACAACATCTACATTGTGAAAGCGCTAACAGAGTTCCGTTTCCAGGACAAGGATGGGAAAGATCAG GGGGTGAACGTGAGGGAGAAGGCCAAGGTAGTACTGGTTCTTATGGAGGACGACGAGAAACTAAAGGAAGAGCGAGAGTCTGCGCTCAAGACCAGAGACAAGATCTCAAAGAACGCCACTG CCTCCTCGGACGACCCCAACGACCCCAAGGACCCCAACTACAAGCCAGTGTATGTCCCAGGAGCCACCGGGCTCCCCTCCCTGGCCAACATCCCGTCTGTGGCTGATCTCGCCGCCAGCTTTGAGGCAAAGAAGCAAGAAAAACTGAGACTAGAGGCCCAGAAAAAAGAGGAGGAACGAAGG TCAAAGATGACCAAGGAAGAGCTTGAGTGGGAGGATGCCGCCAAAGCAGGAAAAGTTGCTGACGCCTTTTGCGGGGCAGATGCGCCATCAGAGGAGGATGCGTGGGGTGCAGCAGCCAAGACACCCGCTCCTGATCCTTGGGGGGTTGCATCCAAAGCTCCATCCGAGGATGCATGGGGCGGATCATCCAAAGCTCCAACCGAGGATGCATGGGGTGCACCATCTAATGCTACAACAGAAGAAGCAGATCCTTTTGCGGCACCAGCCAGTGCCCCAACAGATGGTTCAGATCCTTTTGCGGCTACAATAGATGGTTCTGATCCATTTTCTGCACCATCCAATGCATCATCTAAAGTTGAAGCTGATCCATTTGGGGCACCAAAAGATGATCCCTTTTCAGCACCATCCAATACACCAAAAGATGGTTCCGATCTGTTTGGGGCACTAAAAGATGATCCCTTTTCAGCACCATCCAATACACCAAAAGATGGTTCCGATCTGTTTGGGGCACCAAAAGATGATCCCTTTTCAGCACCATCCAATACACCAAAAGGTGGTTCTGATCCGTTTGGGGGACCAAAAGATGATCCTTTTTCAGCACCATCCAATACACCAAAAGATGATCCCTTTTCAGCACCATCCAATACACCAAAAGATGGTTCTGATCCGTTTGGGGCACCAAAAGATGATCCCTTTTCAGGACCATCTAATATGTCTAAAGATGGAGCCGATCCGTTTGGGGCACCAACAGAGGATCCATTTTCGGCACCATCCAATATGCCAAAAGACAATTCCGATCCTTTTGGGGCCCCATTGAATACCCCAACGAAAGGTGCTGATCCTTTTAGGGCACCATCCAGTCCACCAACCGAGGCTTCAGATGCGTGGGGTGCTCCATCCAATCCACCGTCCGAAAAGAAGGCTGATCCCTGGGGAGACGAGGGAACCACAGCTGCCTCTCCCCCCGCAGATCCATTTGGCGATGGCTCGAAGGCTGATGATGACGCATGGGGACCACCAG CATCGAATCCGCCCACCGCCAGTGACCCTTGGGGTGCAACTGCTGCTCCCACAGACACAGCATCGACAAGTGACCCCTGGGGAGATGGAGGAGCTTCCACCACCACAGACACTATGAACTCTGACCCATGGGGAGCTCCAAGTAATGGCACAg TCGGCAATTGA
- the LOC110496170 gene encoding adaptin ear-binding coat-associated protein 1-like produces MCAGSMHPLMEHKLRSGIPITSSPYCEYIGHSQKPKGTINKPHINLIYIKMSTEGEYESILCVKPDVNVYRIPPRATNRGYRAADWKLDVPDWSGRMRITAKGKVAYIKLEDKVSGELFAQAPVTEYPGIAVETVSDSSRYFVLRIQDDNGRSAFIGVGFADRGDSFDFNVSLQDHFKWVKQENEISKNPKGAALGPKLDLGFKDGQTITLNIGQGKKRDKPRPQGAGGLGLLPPPPKGKMAPPPSSAFSNHNTVPQTGGSDTGCLLDLDSSNSNTVVQSSNPSSDLWGDFSSPASLLPPTSRQEHTPNWGQF; encoded by the exons ATGTGCGCAGGGTCAATGCACCCATTGATGGAGCACAAACTCCGCTCTGGAATCCCCATCACGTCATCGCCGTATTGTGAGTATATAGGCCACTCGCAAAAACCGAAAGGAACTATAAATAAGCCACACATCAATTTAATTTACATCAAGATGTCGACCGAGGGCGAATACGAGTCGATCCTTTGCGTTAAACCCGATGTCAACGTTTATCGAATACCACCGAGGGCTACAAATCGTGGATACAG GGCAGCAGACTGGAAGCTGGATGTGCCCGATTGGTCAGGGCGCATGCGGATAACGGCGAAGGGGAAAGTGGCCTACATCAAACTGGAAGACAAAGTCTCAG GGGAGCTGTTTGCTCAGGCCCCTGTCACAGAGTATCCCGGCATCGCAGTTGAAACCGTAAGCGACTCCAGTCGCTACTTTGTCCTGCGAATACAGGATGACAATG GCCGCAGTGCGTTTATTGGCGTTGGATTCGCGgacagaggggactcttttgacTTCAACGTGTCTTTGCAGGACCACTTTAA GTGGGTGAAACAAGAGAATGAGATCAGCAAAAACCCTAAGGGGGCAGCTTTGGGACCAAAGCTGGACTTGGGATTTAAAGACGGACAAACCATCACCCTAAATATTGGG CAAGGCAAAAAGAGGGATAAGCCACGTCCACAGGGGGCAGGTGGGCTCGGTCTCCTACCGCCGCCACCAAAAGGAAAGAtggctcctcctccttcctctgccttCTCCAATCACAACACTGTGCCTCAAACAGGAGGCTCAGATACGG gctgttTGCTAGATCTGGACAGTAGTAACTCCAACACTGTGGTCCAATCATCCAACCCCAGCAGTGATCTTTGGGGAGACTTCTCCTCTCCTGCAAG TTTGCTCCCTCCAACATCGCGACAAGAGCACACGCCGAATTGGGGCCAGTTTTGA
- the LOC110496171 gene encoding epsin-1 isoform X1, whose translation MTSSMLRRQLKNLVQNFSEAEVKVREATSNDPWGPSSSQMADISDLTYNVVACNEIMTMLWKRLKDDKNWRHIYKSLTLLENLLKTGSDRVLNTMKDNIYIVKALTEFRFQDKDGKDQGVNVREKAKVVLVLMEDDEKLKEERESALKTRDKISKNATASSDDPNDPKDPNYKPVYVPGATGLPSLANIPSVADLAASFEAKKQEKLRLEAQKKEEERRSKMTKEELEWEDAAKAGKVADAFCGADAPSEEDAWGAAAKTPAPDPWGVASKAPSEDAWGGSSKAPTEDAWGAPSNATTEEADPFAAPASAPTDGSDPFAATIDGSDPFSAPSNASSKVEADPFGAPKDDPFSAPSNTPKDGSDLFGALKDDPFSAPSNTPKDGSDLFGAPKDDPFSAPSNTPKGGSDPFGGPKDDPFSAPSNTPKDDPFSAPSNTPKDGSDPFGAPKDDPFSGPSNMSKDGADPFGAPTEDPFSAPSNMPKDNSDPFGAPLNTPTKGADPFRAPSSPPTEASDAWGAPSNPPSEKKADPWGDEGTTAASPPADPFGDGSKADDDAWGPPASNPPTASDPWGATAAPTDTASTSDPWGDGGASTTTDTMNSDPWGAPSNGTDNGAAADENNKSPASFLGAGASLVNMDSLLSSEPKQPPLNVLAKQQSVSQGPGPMGRVTSIAGVSRTTIPPNSSLFGSTAMSYGVTHPSFRSPNPMLGTPLSQLSSHSLGMPRPGLAMPAMGPQMAPPCFGAVMVQPNCLGVIPQAGHSAVAHLGASTPPMGRGVPLQPHMVLDTGMGEPLQQNNNPFLF comes from the exons ATGACGTCCTCTATGCTACGCCGACAATTGAAGAACCTTGTTCAGAACTTCTCTGAGGCTGAGGTCAAG GTGAGGGAGGCCACCTCCAATGACCCCTGGGGCCCCTCCAGCTCGCAGATGGCCGACATCTCGGACCTCACCTACAATGTGGTGGCCTGCAACGAGATCATGACCATGCTGTGGAAACGCCTCAAAGACGACAAGAACTGGAGGCACATCTACAAG TCGTTGACCCTGCTGGAGAACCTGTTAAAGACGGGCTCAGACCGCGTTCTGAATACGATGAAGGACAACATCTACATTGTGAAAGCGCTAACAGAGTTCCGTTTCCAGGACAAGGATGGGAAAGATCAG GGGGTGAACGTGAGGGAGAAGGCCAAGGTAGTACTGGTTCTTATGGAGGACGACGAGAAACTAAAGGAAGAGCGAGAGTCTGCGCTCAAGACCAGAGACAAGATCTCAAAGAACGCCACTG CCTCCTCGGACGACCCCAACGACCCCAAGGACCCCAACTACAAGCCAGTGTATGTCCCAGGAGCCACCGGGCTCCCCTCCCTGGCCAACATCCCGTCTGTGGCTGATCTCGCCGCCAGCTTTGAGGCAAAGAAGCAAGAAAAACTGAGACTAGAGGCCCAGAAAAAAGAGGAGGAACGAAGG TCAAAGATGACCAAGGAAGAGCTTGAGTGGGAGGATGCCGCCAAAGCAGGAAAAGTTGCTGACGCCTTTTGCGGGGCAGATGCGCCATCAGAGGAGGATGCGTGGGGTGCAGCAGCCAAGACACCCGCTCCTGATCCTTGGGGGGTTGCATCCAAAGCTCCATCCGAGGATGCATGGGGCGGATCATCCAAAGCTCCAACCGAGGATGCATGGGGTGCACCATCTAATGCTACAACAGAAGAAGCAGATCCTTTTGCGGCACCAGCCAGTGCCCCAACAGATGGTTCAGATCCTTTTGCGGCTACAATAGATGGTTCTGATCCATTTTCTGCACCATCCAATGCATCATCTAAAGTTGAAGCTGATCCATTTGGGGCACCAAAAGATGATCCCTTTTCAGCACCATCCAATACACCAAAAGATGGTTCCGATCTGTTTGGGGCACTAAAAGATGATCCCTTTTCAGCACCATCCAATACACCAAAAGATGGTTCCGATCTGTTTGGGGCACCAAAAGATGATCCCTTTTCAGCACCATCCAATACACCAAAAGGTGGTTCTGATCCGTTTGGGGGACCAAAAGATGATCCTTTTTCAGCACCATCCAATACACCAAAAGATGATCCCTTTTCAGCACCATCCAATACACCAAAAGATGGTTCTGATCCGTTTGGGGCACCAAAAGATGATCCCTTTTCAGGACCATCTAATATGTCTAAAGATGGAGCCGATCCGTTTGGGGCACCAACAGAGGATCCATTTTCGGCACCATCCAATATGCCAAAAGACAATTCCGATCCTTTTGGGGCCCCATTGAATACCCCAACGAAAGGTGCTGATCCTTTTAGGGCACCATCCAGTCCACCAACCGAGGCTTCAGATGCGTGGGGTGCTCCATCCAATCCACCGTCCGAAAAGAAGGCTGATCCCTGGGGAGACGAGGGAACCACAGCTGCCTCTCCCCCCGCAGATCCATTTGGCGATGGCTCGAAGGCTGATGATGACGCATGGGGACCACCAG CATCGAATCCGCCCACCGCCAGTGACCCTTGGGGTGCAACTGCTGCTCCCACAGACACAGCATCGACAAGTGACCCCTGGGGAGATGGAGGAGCTTCCACCACCACAGACACTATGAACTCTGACCCATGGGGAGCTCCAAGTAATGGCACAg acaatGGAGCCGCCGCAGACGAAAACAACAAATCGCCAGCTTCGTTCCTTGGCGCAGGAGCTTCACTCGTGAACATGgactcactcctctcctccgaACCCAAACAACCCCCCCTCAACGTCCTTGCCAAGCAACAAA GCGTTTCACAAGGCCCAGGCCCTATGGGCAGAGTCACGTCCATTGCTGGCGTGTCTCGTACTACAATCCCCCCAAACTCCAGCCTTTTTGGTTCCACCGCTATGTCCTACGGTGTTACCCACCCCAGCTTTCGGTCCCCCAACCCCATGCTGGGGACTCCTTTATCCCAGCTATCATCCCATTCCCTGGGCATGCCTCGTCCTGGCCTGGCTATGCCTGCAATGGGTCCTCAGATGGCACCCCCCTGTTTTGGAGCTGTGATGGTACAACCCAATTGTCTGGGGGTGATTCCTCAGGCAGGTCACTCTGCAGTGGCCCACTTGGGAGCTTCCACTCCTCCAATGGGACGCGGGGTCCCTTTGCAGCCACACATGGTTTTGGACACTGGGATGGGAGAGCCTCTTCAACAGAACAACAATCCTTTCCTTTTTTGA